Genomic DNA from Peribacillus simplex:
TTTGCTGCCTATGGCATAAAAATAATGAGGGACATGGTGTTCGGTATTTTACAGCCTCCCTATCCATTCCTTTGGCTGCAATTTTTAATCGGACTGCTCATTACGATTGGCGGAATAGCCTTTATCGCCGGCTTCATCCTTCATCGAGACCGAAAACAAAATAAGGTCCAAAGCAGGTTCAATAAATTTTAAACATAATTAAAAGGTGCCATATATCATATGGCACCTTCTTTCTTTATCTTGATTTCAATCCTTCTCTGATCCGTACGGCTGCCTCGGGAAAATCGGTTATGATGCCGCTGCATCCCAGTTTGAATAACCGCTTCATATCGGCTTCTTCATTAATGGTATATGGCCGTACAGGAACACCCATACTCACCGATGCTTGAATTAGCGCATCAGGGGCAGCCCGGATATTTGGGTGAATTGCACTTCCGCCTATTGCCTTGGCATATATCCACGGCATGTATAGACCATCCCTATAAAGCGGTGCTGTTTCCAATTCAGGTGCCAATTGGTGGCAATTGACCAAACTATAATGATTGAAGGAAGAAAGGATCACCCTTTCCTCCATTTCGTAAGTACGGATGAGCCGGATGACTTTCTCTTCTAAGCCTGGATACAGAAAAAGCGTATTTTTCAATTCAATATTGCAAAAAAGCTGATTATCGTAAAGCCAAATAAATAGTTCTTCAAGCGTCGGAATCTTTTCTTTTCCCCATTTACCCTTATGGTTTGCGGAAGCATTAAGTGTTTTCAACTCCATCAAGGTCCGGTCTTTTACATACCCCGAGGCATTCGTTGTCCGATCGAGCTTTTCATCGTGAATGATGACCACTTCTCCATCTTTCGAGAGCTGGACATCCGTTTCAATTCCGTCCGCTCCGACACGGGCAGCTTCTTTGAACGCCGACATCGTATTTTCCGGATGTGTTCCTGCAGAGCCTCGATGCGCAAAGATTAAGGTCATGATGAAACGCCGCCTCTCTCTATTATTGTTATATCCCAATTTTATGAACAGAAACAGCAAATTATTTTCATCTAGATCAATCCTTCAATCAAAATGCAGGTGATTATTTTCTGCATAGAATGTTCCTTTCGTCAAAACACTCAATTTCTTTTCCAGGCTTTTTATTTGCAAGCGGGTATCCGGGAAGGCCATTGGGCTTTTCAGCCAAACAAAAACGCCTTTTATTTATGGGATTTCCTTCAAAATCCAATAAATAAAAGGCGTTTAATTTTTTTTAACCGGCATAAAAAATTTGAAGTTGCCGATTAGAAAAAATCAAGAAGCAACTTCTTCCTGTCCTTTACCTCCAGACGGAGAGTTCCTATTTATATTTAGCGGCTCTAGCCTTTATATGGTCAATTGTTCCTTACAACCGGTTTGCCCCTATCCCTGTCAAGAAGCTTTATGTTCGAGGCGCAGCTTATCGGCAACCATGGCAATGAATTCGGAATTTGTAGGTTTTGCCTTAGTCATGCTTACGGTATATCCGAAAAGAGATGATATGGATTCTATATTTCCACGGCTCCAGGCCACTTCAATCGCATGCCGGATAGCACGTTCAACACGGCTGGCCGTAGTATTGTATTTTTTTGCGATATCCGGATATAAAACTTTGGTGATAGAACCCAATAGTTCAATATCATTATATACCATTGATATCGCTTCCCTTAAATACAAATAGCCCTTAATATGTGCAGGCACTCCAATCTCGTGAATGATGCTCGTGATGCTGGCATCGAGGTTCTTCGGCTTGGATTCATTTTGGGGACGATAGCTAAATTGACTATGATTTTTTAAAACCGCCTGCCCTTTACCGCTTACCTGACGTATATGATTGGCCAGATTTTCCATATCGAATGGTTTCAGGATAAAGTAAGACGCACCCAAATCAACAGCTTTTTTCGTTACATCTTCTTGACCAAAGGCAGGAAGCATAATCACATTAGGCATAGCACCCCGTTTTACTTCACGAAGTTTTTCTAGTACACCTAATCCATCTAAATGAGGCATGATAATATCGAGGATCAATATATCCGGATCAACGCTTTCAAGCATCCCCAGGCAATCTTGACCGTTATGTGCCACCCCAATTACTTCCATGTCTTCCTGTGCAGAAATGTATTCTTCCAGAAGGCCAACAAGTTCTCTATTATCATCTACAACGCACACCTTAATTTTTTTCACGCTTGATTTCCTCCTCAACTACAATTGGTCTTTTTTTCTATATGACTAAATTCTATTGTAATTGAACTTTTCGACAATGGAAACTAAATTCCTTTTATTTTTGAAAAAATATAAGGAATTCAATATTATTCTCCGGATATCTCTTGTTTTCGACTTCGTTTGCTATTCGAATAAAGCGATTGTCGAAAAATCTTCATATCGTTATCATTTTATCATACCATTTTAAAAAAACCTCTATTTTTTGAAGAAATCAAATTTAATTCCTACCTAAAACCTATGTTAACCTAACTTTCCATTAAAAAGGGGCATCCCAAAGGATACCCGGATTCTTAGCTTGCCTTTTCATAATTATTTTTGTCGTATATATTTATACCGGCTTCGTTTAACATCCATTCGATATGGACTCCATACCCACTTGTAGGATCATTAACGAATACATGGGTGACTGCACCGATTAATTTCCCATTTTGTATGATAGGACTGCCGCTCATACCTTGAACGATCCCACCTGTTTTTTGCAGTAATTCTTTATCCGTCACTTTTAAGACCATTCCTTTAATTGCAGGAAACTTCTGTGGTATGGAACTGACGATTTCGACATCGAATTCCTCCACTTCAGAACCATCCACCACTGTAAGGATTTTTGCCGGTCCTTCCTTTACCTCATGGGAAAGGGTGATGGGGAGTGGCTTATCGTTAATTCCATTTTTAAAATCTTGATTTAATTTCCCAAAAATTCCAAAGGGACTATTGCGATTGATATTTCCTATTTTTTCTTTATTAGAAGAAAAGCGTGCCAATTTTTCTCCGGGATCACCATTGCTTCCCTTTTCGATGGATGTGACCGTCGATTGAACAATCTGTCCGTCCTTAACAACAATCGGCTTTTTTGTATCCATATCGGATATGACATGTCCCAACGCCCCATATTTTTTTGAATCCGGGTGATAAAACGTCATCGTTCCGATGCCAGCTGCCGAATCACGGATATACAAACCCAATTTGTAAGTTCCTTCATTCTTATCTTTTAGAGGTAATAGGGTACTGTGGAGCACTTCGTTATCACGGTTAATGACAAGATTCAACGCCTCACCCTTTTCGCCTGCCTGCTGAACAAAAGGGGTTACATCCCCCATCTTCTTTATCGTCTGACCATTGATTTCTGTAATAATATCACCGATTTCAATTTTCGCTTTTTCTCCCGGTGATTTTTTCCCCTGCGCAGTATCAATAAGATGATGACCTACTACGAGCACCCCAAGAGTATTAAGCTTCACTCCAATTGATTGGCCACCAGGCATGACTTTAAAGTCTTTTAACACCCTGATGTCGACCTTTTTGGCA
This window encodes:
- a CDS encoding DUF2627 domain-containing protein — translated: MKRLIAFLILFIPGAFAAYGIKIMRDMVFGILQPPYPFLWLQFLIGLLITIGGIAFIAGFILHRDRKQNKVQSRFNKF
- a CDS encoding glycerophosphodiester phosphodiesterase encodes the protein MTLIFAHRGSAGTHPENTMSAFKEAARVGADGIETDVQLSKDGEVVIIHDEKLDRTTNASGYVKDRTLMELKTLNASANHKGKWGKEKIPTLEELFIWLYDNQLFCNIELKNTLFLYPGLEEKVIRLIRTYEMEERVILSSFNHYSLVNCHQLAPELETAPLYRDGLYMPWIYAKAIGGSAIHPNIRAAPDALIQASVSMGVPVRPYTINEEADMKRLFKLGCSGIITDFPEAAVRIREGLKSR
- the spo0A gene encoding sporulation transcription factor Spo0A, yielding MKKIKVCVVDDNRELVGLLEEYISAQEDMEVIGVAHNGQDCLGMLESVDPDILILDIIMPHLDGLGVLEKLREVKRGAMPNVIMLPAFGQEDVTKKAVDLGASYFILKPFDMENLANHIRQVSGKGQAVLKNHSQFSYRPQNESKPKNLDASITSIIHEIGVPAHIKGYLYLREAISMVYNDIELLGSITKVLYPDIAKKYNTTASRVERAIRHAIEVAWSRGNIESISSLFGYTVSMTKAKPTNSEFIAMVADKLRLEHKAS
- the spoIVB gene encoding SpoIVB peptidase, whose translation is MKFIWINRIIGGILLVSLLTLGLYQPTREYFLIPNHLVLFEGSQYSISKSLPVSAKTSGSSDGFSLHDEQASITLGAEKPGTNEVLLDVAGLPAKKVDIRVLKDFKVMPGGQSIGVKLNTLGVLVVGHHLIDTAQGKKSPGEKAKIEIGDIITEINGQTIKKMGDVTPFVQQAGEKGEALNLVINRDNEVLHSTLLPLKDKNEGTYKLGLYIRDSAAGIGTMTFYHPDSKKYGALGHVISDMDTKKPIVVKDGQIVQSTVTSIEKGSNGDPGEKLARFSSNKEKIGNINRNSPFGIFGKLNQDFKNGINDKPLPITLSHEVKEGPAKILTVVDGSEVEEFDVEIVSSIPQKFPAIKGMVLKVTDKELLQKTGGIVQGMSGSPIIQNGKLIGAVTHVFVNDPTSGYGVHIEWMLNEAGINIYDKNNYEKAS